In Rutidosis leptorrhynchoides isolate AG116_Rl617_1_P2 chromosome 2, CSIRO_AGI_Rlap_v1, whole genome shotgun sequence, one genomic interval encodes:
- the LOC139891595 gene encoding uncharacterized protein isoform X1, producing MAILNKCHHFFSSFYKQIKPSRKSQSQIIPSTRSPPSPPPSQSPSIDRDMGSAAQALKHIPRIKFPQRHPKPSGSVPQTQAAPASSDVTSTFFSKSAPSEKTLGGKASLQPKRTPMTQEEIDAIMLGGCL from the exons ATGGCAATACTAAACAAATGCCATCACTTTTTTTCATCGTTCTATAAGCAAATTAAGCCTTCACGTAAATCGCAATCGCAAATAATCCCTTCGACCCGTTCGCCGCCTTCACCACCACCGTCACAATCACCGTCGATCGATCGAGATATGGGATCAGCAGCGCAAGCATTGAAACATATTCCCCGGATCAAGTTTCCACAACGTCATCCAAAGCCTTCTG GTTCTGTGCCTCAGACACAAGCAGCACCTGCTTCCAGTGATGTTACTTCCACCTTCTTCTCTAAGTCTGCCCCGTCTGAAAAGACACTAGGGGGAAAAGCGTCTCTTCAACCCAAACGAACACCGATGACTCAAGAGGAGATTGATGCCATAATG TTGGGTGGCTGCTTATGA
- the LOC139891595 gene encoding uncharacterized protein isoform X2, translating into MPSLFFIVLQIIPSTRSPPSPPPSQSPSIDRDMGSAAQALKHIPRIKFPQRHPKPSGSVPQTQAAPASSDVTSTFFSKSAPSEKTLGGKASLQPKRTPMTQEEIDAIMLGGCL; encoded by the exons ATGCCATCACTTTTTTTCATCGTTCTA CAAATAATCCCTTCGACCCGTTCGCCGCCTTCACCACCACCGTCACAATCACCGTCGATCGATCGAGATATGGGATCAGCAGCGCAAGCATTGAAACATATTCCCCGGATCAAGTTTCCACAACGTCATCCAAAGCCTTCTG GTTCTGTGCCTCAGACACAAGCAGCACCTGCTTCCAGTGATGTTACTTCCACCTTCTTCTCTAAGTCTGCCCCGTCTGAAAAGACACTAGGGGGAAAAGCGTCTCTTCAACCCAAACGAACACCGATGACTCAAGAGGAGATTGATGCCATAATG TTGGGTGGCTGCTTATGA